DNA from marine bacterium B5-7:
CTTTACTATTCGCATGCTCGCAGACACCCTGCTAAAAAAACAACGCGCTGCTGGAAAACCCTTTCCAGAAGTAGGCATTATCACCTTCTATGCTGCGCAAAAGGCATTACTTAAACGACGTTTTTCAGACTTTCCAGAACAAAACAAAATCACCATCGATACCGTAGACGGATTTCAAGGTAAAGAACGACCTATCATTATACTTTCTTTCGTACGCTCTAATCTCGTTCATAACATTGGATTTCTAACGGATGACAGACGCATTAATGTTGCCATCACCCGGGCACAATTTGGTTTGGTAATGGTTGGCAATCTTCGTACACTCACCCAAGCGGCAAAAGCTAAAACCATTCGTGCATTAGCAAAAGACGCCGAAAAACGTGCATCCATGTTCCGCGTGACCAAAGGGAATATTGTCGAGCAGTCAGCACGAACATCTAAAAAAGTTAAACCCGATGATCCGACGTATAAAACCAAGTGGTGCAGCATGTTCAGAGAAAAAGGAGAGTGCGATGCAGGTGAGCGTTGTCACCGCGCGCACAGCAAAGAAGAGAAGCGTCCACCTGTGCATGTCTTGCAGTTAGCGAGGTAGAGTAGATAGAGGCCAGGGGATGATAGGGAGCGCCGTCATTCCGGCCTTGAGCCGGAATCTCCTGATGGCACTATGGTGCTAGATGGGGATCCCGCATCAAGTGCGGGATGACAGTGGTGCACTCCGGGATGAGATGCTACAACAGCGTAGATGGAGCTCCCGCATCAAGCGCGGGATGACAGGAAAGACTGTCATTCCGGCCTTGAGCCGGAATCTCCTGAAAGTACTACAGTGCTAGCAGGAGATCCCGCGTCAAGCGCGGGATGACAGTTCTCCCTCGCGGGAAAACAAACCTACGCAGCGTTTGCTGGTGCTTTCGCTTGCTCAACAAGTTGTGCGAATGCTTTCTCGTCGTGAATCGCTAAATCAGCGAGTACTTTACGATCGACTTCAATGCCAGCTTGCTTTAAGCCGTTCATGAAACGACTGTAAGACATGCCATGAATTCTGGCAGCCGCATTAATACGGATAATCCACAATGCACGGAAATCACGTTTCTTTGCGCGACGATCGCGATACGCATATTGCGCCGCTTTCGTTACCGCTTGTTTGGCAACACGGAATACTCTGCTCCGCGCACCTCTGTACCCTTTAGCAGCCTTTAAGATCTTCTTATGGCGCGCCCGGGCGGTCACTCCACGTTTAACTCTGGCCATGACTCTTCCTCATATTAGTTTAACTTACACAAAAAACGAATTAAATCCGCTTTTTACCTTTTTCTACTTCTCACACAACTGACGGGCAACACTATTCGTATCGCACGCTTTCAGCAGACTATTTCCACGCACGTGACGTTTTTTCTTCGTCGAATGCTTCGTCAAAATATGACCGCGGTTAGCACGACGAAACTTTAGACCGCCTTTCGTACGGATAAAACGTTTTTTCGCACTAGATTTCGTTTTCAATTTTGGCATAACGCCATCTCCTATTTCTTGGTTCTCGCAGGCGCTATCACCATAATGATTTGTCGCCCTTCTAATTTCGGCTCTTGCTCTACAATACCGGCATCACCAACTTCTTGTTGAAACCGCTGTAGCAAACGTAAACCAATCTCTTGGTGACTCATCTCACGTCCACGAAAACGTAAGCTCACCTTAATCTTATCGCCATTGTCCAGAAAACGTAGACCATTACGTAACTTCACCATTAAATCGGCTTCTTCAGTCACAGGTCGCAATTTAATTTCTTTCACTTGCACGCGTTTCTGCTTCTTTCTCGCAGCAGCGCGTTTTTTCTTTTCTTCATAGATGAAGTGGCTAAAATCCATTAATCGGCAAACCGGTGGTTTGGCCATGGGTGCAACTTCAACTAAATCTAATCCAGCCTCTTCCGCGGCTTTCAATGCCTCGGTGATTGATACAATTTTCGCTTCTTCGTCATTCGATAGTGCTAATCGCACTTCTTTCGCGGTGATCTTGTCGTTAATCCGCGTCTCTTTTTTGTTCAGGCTACTTTCCCCTTCCCTTTATTTAACTTAAGCATTGTCGGCCAATAAACCCTGCCATTGCTGAATGAGATCAGACAAAGGCAAAGCCCCCAAGTCTTCTCCGGCTTGGGTTCTTACCGATACCATACCTTCTGCTGCTTCGCGCTCCCCCACAACAAGTAGATAAGGAACACGTGCAATAGTATGTTCGCGAATTTTATAGCCAACCTTCTCATTTCTCAAGTCCGAAAGCACATGAAAGCCTTGATTTCGCAGCTTTTTTTCAATTTCGGTAGCATATTCGGCGGTTTTGTCACTAATTGGCATCACAACACCCTGAACAGGCGCCAGCCAGAAAGGTAAATTGCCCGCATAATGCTCAATCAAAATCCCAATAAATCGCTCCAAAGACCCAAAAATTGCCCGGTGCAACATGATCGGCACTTGCTTGGTCCCATCTTCCGCCACATATTGAGCCCCCAAACGCTCCGGCATACAGTAATCTAACTGCAGCGTTCCGCACTGCCATAAGCGACCAATACAATCCTTCAGTGAGAATTCAATCTTGGGTCCATAAAATGCCCCCTCGCCCGGCAACTCACTCCACTGTAAATCACAATTATCCAGTGCTTGACCCAAGGCTTGCTCCGCCTTATCCCACAAGTCATCAGAACCCACGCGCTTTTCTGGGCGAGTCGATAACTTAAAGACAACATCCGTAAAGCCAAAGTCTTGGTACACTTTCAATAGTAAGCGAATGAAACTTTCTGCTTCTGCACGCACTTGTGTTTCATCCGTACAAAAAATATGGGCGTCATCTTGTGTTAATCCACGCACGCGCATAATGCCATGCAACGCACCCGATAACTCATTACGGTGACAACAACCAAACTCCGCTAAACGTAACGGCAATTCACGATAACTTCTTAAGCCTTGGTTAAACACCTGCAAATGCAACGGGCAACTCATCGGCTTAATTGCATACTGATGCTTGTCCGCTTCAAAGGAAAACATATCTTCGCCAAACATTTCCCAATGCCCGGACTTCTCCCATAGACTGCGATCAGCAAAGGTCGGGGTTTTAATTTCTTTGTAACCATGCTCACGCCATATGCGACGCATGTATTGTTCAATGGTGTTATAAATGCGCCAGCCTTTTTCATGCCAGAAAATAACGCCCTGCGCTTCTTCTTGCATATGATACAAATCCATCACCTTCGCAAGACGACGGTGATCACGTTTTTCTGCTTCTTCAAGGCGTTCTATATGTTCTTTTAGCTGTTCTTTCTTCGCAAACGCCACACCATAAATACGCTGCAACATTTCATTGTTTGAATCGCCACGCCAATAAGCACCCGCTAATTTTGTTAACTTGAATGCTTTCAGCTTACTCGTGTTTGGCACATGCGGACCACGACACAAATCAGTGAAGTCACCTTGGGTATACAATGTCAGTATGTCATCCGCGGGAATATCACGAATAATTTCTACTTTGTAATCTTCGCCCATACCTTCAAACACTTTAATCGCATCATCGCGTGACATGGCTTGGTGCGTCACAGGGATCGCTTGCTTCGCCAATTCTTTCATGCGCTTTTCAATGGCCTCTAGATCTTCCGGCGTGAAACTACGTTCAAAAGAAATATCGTAGTAAAAACCGTATGCAATCACCGGGCCAATCGTAATTTGCACGCTAGGAAATAATTGTTTTACTGCCTGCGCAAGTAAATGCGCGCAAGAGTGGCGAATGATTTCTGTGCCTTCTTCGTTGGCATCCGTGATCAGTGAGATGGAAGCATCACTGTCAATCATCGTATCAGCATCCACCAGCTGGCCATCAATCTTTCCAGCCAAGGTCGCTTTTGCCAAACCCGATCCAATGCTCGCCGCCACATCAAGGACAGAAACAGGGGCATCGAAAGCTTTGGTGGCACCATCAGGCAAGGTAATGACAGGCATGTTCACTCCAAAATGAATAGTTGGATAAAAAGAAGCGGAATTTTACACGAGATCAGAGGGTTAGCGCAATGACAGCCATCAATAAAAAACCCAAATTCACGAAGATAAAATGCTTGAGGTTGCAACATTTTTCAACCAACACGGATTGTTTGAGGCCATGCAGAGAGCCAAAGTACAAAAACGTCCCCGCAGCCAAGGCCGTAAAAATAGGCGCAAGCAATGGCATATGCATTAAGGTGTATGTAATTGTTTGACCAAACAAAACACCCATGGGCGTCATGATTGCAAACAATAGAAACAACCACACGCCCGTTTTTGTCGATAAGTCACTTTTGTTAATCTGCACCGCCAATGAAAAACTT
Protein-coding regions in this window:
- the thrS gene encoding threonine--tRNA ligase translates to MPVITLPDGATKAFDAPVSVLDVAASIGSGLAKATLAGKIDGQLVDADTMIDSDASISLITDANEEGTEIIRHSCAHLLAQAVKQLFPSVQITIGPVIAYGFYYDISFERSFTPEDLEAIEKRMKELAKQAIPVTHQAMSRDDAIKVFEGMGEDYKVEIIRDIPADDILTLYTQGDFTDLCRGPHVPNTSKLKAFKLTKLAGAYWRGDSNNEMLQRIYGVAFAKKEQLKEHIERLEEAEKRDHRRLAKVMDLYHMQEEAQGVIFWHEKGWRIYNTIEQYMRRIWREHGYKEIKTPTFADRSLWEKSGHWEMFGEDMFSFEADKHQYAIKPMSCPLHLQVFNQGLRSYRELPLRLAEFGCCHRNELSGALHGIMRVRGLTQDDAHIFCTDETQVRAEAESFIRLLLKVYQDFGFTDVVFKLSTRPEKRVGSDDLWDKAEQALGQALDNCDLQWSELPGEGAFYGPKIEFSLKDCIGRLWQCGTLQLDYCMPERLGAQYVAEDGTKQVPIMLHRAIFGSLERFIGILIEHYAGNLPFWLAPVQGVVMPISDKTAEYATEIEKKLRNQGFHVLSDLRNEKVGYKIREHTIARVPYLLVVGEREAAEGMVSVRTQAGEDLGALPLSDLIQQWQGLLADNA
- the infC gene encoding translation initiation factor IF-3, with amino-acid sequence MRLALSNDEEAKIVSITEALKAAEEAGLDLVEVAPMAKPPVCRLMDFSHFIYEEKKKRAAARKKQKRVQVKEIKLRPVTEEADLMVKLRNGLRFLDNGDKIKVSLRFRGREMSHQEIGLRLLQRFQQEVGDAGIVEQEPKLEGRQIIMVIAPARTKK
- the rplT gene encoding 50S ribosomal protein L20; its protein translation is MARVKRGVTARARHKKILKAAKGYRGARSRVFRVAKQAVTKAAQYAYRDRRAKKRDFRALWIIRINAAARIHGMSYSRFMNGLKQAGIEVDRKVLADLAIHDEKAFAQLVEQAKAPANAA
- the rpmI gene encoding 50S ribosomal protein L35 gives rise to the protein MPKLKTKSSAKKRFIRTKGGLKFRRANRGHILTKHSTKKKRHVRGNSLLKACDTNSVARQLCEK